The Thermothielavioides terrestris NRRL 8126 chromosome 2, complete sequence genome includes a region encoding these proteins:
- a CDS encoding glycoside hydrolase family 5 protein (CAZy_ID 269802) → MQHSLLPLLAVAGGAAAFPAKPQARAAAAGVQFAGVNIAGFDFGCSTTGACDLTKVVPPLSSLGGPDGAGQMQHFTQDDGLNIFRLPVGWQYLVNNNLGGTLDSGNFGRYDQLVQACLATGAYCMLDVNARWNGQIIGQGGPQNDQFTSLWTQLATKYANQTKVIFGVMNEPHDVPDIGTWADTVQAVVTAIRAVAKTQMIALPGNDWTSAQAMPTKSGPALLKVKNPDGTTDGLIIDVHKYLDSDNSGTHTECVTDNVSDTFQPLATWLKTNNRTAILSETGGGNTDSCKKYFCQQLDFLNQNSDVFLGYIGWAAGSFDPTTYELSEVPTKNGNTWTDSALVQACLKRT, encoded by the exons ATGCAGCACAGCCTACTtcccctcctcgccgttgCCGGTGGCGCCGCGGCCTTCCCGGCAAAGCCGCAGgctcgggcggcagcagcgggtgtCCAGTTCG CGGGCGTCAACATCGCCGGATTCGACTTTGGGTGCTCCAC TACGGGTGCCTGTGATCTGACCAAGGTCGTGCCGCCTTTGTCGAGCCTCGGCGGTCCTGATGG AGCCGGCCAGATGCAGCACTTCACCCAGGACGATGGCCTGAATATCTTCCGCCTGCCGGTGGGCTGGCAGTACCTGGTGAACAACAACCTCGGCGGCACCCTGGACTCGGGGAACTTCGGGCGCTACGATCAGCTGGTCCAGGCTTGCTTGGCCACGGGCGCATACTGCATGCTCGACGTGA ATGCGCGCTGGAACGGGCAGATCATTGGACAGGGCGGTCCGCAAAATGACCAGTTCACTAGTCTGTGGACGCAGCTCGCGACGAAATATGCGAACCAGACCAAGGTCATCTTTGGCGTTATGAACGAG CCCCACGACGTCCCCGACATCGGCACGTGGGCGGACACGGTCCAGGCGGTCGTCACCGCAATCCGGGCTGTTGCCAAGACCCAGATGATCGCCCTGCCTGGCAATGA CTGGACATCGGCGCAGGCGATGCCGACCAAGTCGGGCCCGGCCCTGCTCAAGGTCAAGAACCCGGATGGAACGACCGACGGGCTCATCATCGACGTGCACA AATATCTCGACTCGGACAACTCGGGAACACACACCGAGTGCGTGACGGACAACGTCAGCGACACCTTCCAGCCCCTGGCCACGTGGCTCAAGACCAACAACCGCACGGCCATCCTCAGcgagacgggcggcggcaacacCGACTCGTGCAAGAAGTACTTCTGCCAGCAGCTGGATTTTCTGAA CCAAAACTCGGACGTCTTCCTCGGCTACATCGGCTGGGCGGCCGGCTCCTTCGACCCAACCACGTACGAGCTCAGCGAGGTGCCGACCAAGAACGGCAACACCTGGACCGACAGCGCGCTGGTGCAGGCCTGCCTCAAGAGGACATAA